The Entelurus aequoreus isolate RoL-2023_Sb linkage group LG08, RoL_Eaeq_v1.1, whole genome shotgun sequence genome segment ctggagcctatcccagctgcactaatTAACATTATAAATTAAAACCACCAAATTTTGTGTGCAGTTAGTTAATTAGGAAGCTTATCACCATTCACCCCAAAGGTTTAAAACTAAATTAAGAAGACACACTTCCAAGCCAGAAGACATACCggtataaaaagtttaaaaaatataataaaaccaCATACAATCCAGGACATTAAAAtacatacagatttttttttgtttaatgttaCACACGTACAGTCTCTTTAATGTATTTTCCAATCAATTAAATAGTAAACTTCTTCATCGCTTCCAAGGAGCACCTGGTTCATGACTAAGCTAAGGAGGCGCATTTTCGACGCCGTGAAAAACATACTTTGCTTATTTTcgagaaaaaaattaataaaaataacacGCAAGCTAAACAATGTTCATGTGTCAAAAACGAAACATGAGCATTCTTGACATAGTGATGGCAGAAATATTAAGCAGCTGTTACGCGGGCTGTCATTgagtcaggcctggccctaaccaatctggcgccctaggcaagattttaggtggcgcccccccacatcggcagtgaagtgtatatactcacaagaaaccgaatagctttgtctttgaccttttttttacttaaagaaagcaaattaacatattatatgagaatgttatgttatgattatctttaaccgaattacagcagtgctcaaattaaaaaacagcattccctctcatgtgatattgcttaattaacattaatgatgtgcactttaacaactaggcttacaacttacctaatatataaaggggtggaaaagtgactattacctgcagggcaaacattagctaaccagaaggcaataacaatgtaaacaaaaaacacctgcttaaaagatctaatacaaatgtccctgaggaatgtaaggtgggagtactgtaattacctaacgttacattattattttccataacaatttagccccctccacaatattaacccgacgttaaaacagaactagctatttattgattagcaattgccgaatcatgtaacattagcttaatgctaaaaagccaggttactatcacattctgtaacagacaaataatttcatgtaggctaactgtcataactgggttcttgggttgtgttcctccggaaggcaaaggaaaattggcccgtgcgaggcgtgaatttaaatacatgtttatttaacaataaaaaaagaaataaacaaaaggcgctcacagtggaggtagaaaacttgactatacaaaacaaaagacttgcacgagggcggaaatacaaaacttgggtagaaacacaaaacttgcacaaaggcagaaactatgaacaataaaacaaaaacactaactgtggcataaatgaacaaaacttacttggcaaagaactgtgacatgacatgaagtggagggatcaaaaagtgcgaggacgccaggatgaacaacagaaacagacagatttaaatagtgacgtgatcagtgaaaacaggtgcgtgacaagacaggtgaacaggtgcgtgacatgacaggtgaaaactaatgggtgaccatggaaaccaaaccaaacaaggaagtgcaaccaggaactaaaaagagcccaaaacccaagcaaaacaaaaacatgattaacacagacatgacactaacgttacctacctgctacctctgtctttttctcgtttctcctcctcttcttttcacttttttcttccctgggcacctgacaattttggccgttttgacatcttgtgttgattttttgatgtggtgacgtccaaaacgaGTCATGATACGCACCGTGCGGGGGCGTGGGGGGGTGGGGCGCCGGGGGtgggtgtaatgttgtaacaaataatatttctattatataggctttactttgcattttaattaacgtgggattattttttgtatttagaaataatagtaccaactttttttttttttttttttttttctccaacatttgtggcactggcgtggcgccccctgatggacggcgcccttagcatttgcctatacggcctatgccacgggccggccctgcattgAGTTAGTTTATTCTCCAAAAGCGATCTTAAGATAAGTTTGTAGCCTTTGTGTGTTTGCTCAGTCACACATAGCTGACCCTCACTTGCAGAGCAGGTTGGAGACTGATTCATATCGTAATAGAGACCCTCAAGATAAAAGCCGTCACTGCCAAGTTTGCCAACGTCATAGAGCAGTTCAACGAGAAAAACGTGTCCGGTCATGTGATCGATTAGCCCCGCCCTCTTTTCCATAGCCAAAGACAGGATGGAAACAAATACATCTGTTGGTTGCATtctcaaaacaaaaaacattttcacaggtaATTAATCGTTACCCAAAAAGCACACATAGGCTGGTTTTGGGGCAATCACACAGAAGGTGAGCAGATTTTATTGATAATATGTATAGACAGAGTCAAACAGTCTTAATTTCATTCATGTTGCTCATTTGGAACGCCTTcatcaaagttgtttttttttccctttatatatgaaTTTTAagttcacacacatacatacatacatacatacatacatacatacatacatacatacatatacatatacaagaaaaaagtcacagtTATGTCTGcagttaaataaaatttaaaaattaaagtacaaatgattgtctCTCACACACTCTAggagtggtgaaattaacctctgcattagacccatccccttgtttaccacctgggaggtgaggggagaagtgagcagcacCGGCGGCCGCGCCCggcaatcattttggtgacttaacccccaattccaacccttgatgctgagtactaCTCAAtacacagggaggtaatgggtcccatttttatagtctttggtatgacacggccggggtttgaactcacaacctaccgatcacagggcggacactctaaccacaaggccaatgAGCAGGTTATATTAGGTCAAATACCAACAATGCCATTTGATCCAGGTGAAGCTTGATGAGGCATTTAGGACCACATCCCCACATTTAGCCGGGATGAACTCCTAACACCCACAAACTGGACACCGGACATCTTGGCTACACTACActccataaaaataataaaaaaagaaccgGGTGTGCCTTGGCGTAGGCAACCGTTCATAATCAACAAACAGGACACTCTCAACACCTGGGTTGCACcaacaaattctgtccataaaaataaCGGAAGTAACCGGGTGTGCCATGGTGGAGGCTAACTTTCATAATCAACGTGATTAGTCAACTTagagtaaaaattacaaaaattaagaGCTGTTGTCAATATTTGACAACTTTAAGAAGCAACATTTGCATGGTGTTGGTCTCAGTTTGACGTCCtttaagtacactaccgttcaaaagtttggggtcacccaaacaattttgtgtttgagccttcatttctaagaacaagaatagactgtcgagtttcagatgaaagttctctttttctggccattttgagcgtttaattgaccccacaaatgtgatgctccagaaactcaatctgctcaaaggaaggtcagttttgtagcttctgtaacgagctaaactgttttcagatgtgtgaacatgattgcacaagggttttgtaatcatcaattagccttctgagccaatgggcaaacacattgtaccattagaacactggagtgatagttgctggaaatgggcctctatacacctatgtagatattgcaccaaaaaccagacatttgcagctagaatagtcatttaccacattagcaatgtatagagtgtatttctttaaagttaagactagtttaaagttatcttcattgaaaagtacagtgcttttccttcaaaaataaggacatttcaatgtgaccccaaacttttgaacggtagtgtacgtcagTCTGAATGAGACAGTGTATTCAGTAAAATTATTTGACTATTATTTAGATTAGATTAggttacatacacatacacaaaaaaaagataattaaaggGCGGCGAAGGATCTGCAAAAGCATAACTGGGGACCGTTCTAAATGATGCTCAATACCAGGCTGAGAGCCAACAGAGCCAGAGAGGCGCACGATTTCACTGAGTCGTCCGTCTCTTCCCTCACACGCTGGGTGGTGACTGGCAGATCTGGCTGGATGCTCCTGAAGACGTTTACCATGAGCGGCGAATCAGTTGTATTGTCGATGCGCAGCTGTGTGCTAAAGCGGTCAATCTGTTGGTGGAAATATGGACACTTTGGAAGTCTGATCATCTCACACAAAAAGGCCACAAAAAGAGACCCACCAGCTCAGGGCTGATTCTGATGGGATCCTTAAAGACGGTCCAGACGACAGCTTCGTTGCAGGTGGGCGTGGTCAGCGAGCCGAAGTAACGATAATATCTTGTGAAGTCCACGCCTTCCAGTAGACCATTCAGTGAGATTTGGAGGGTAATGTTGACATGGTCACCTGATGGGGAGAAAATCAAAGTGTCAGCTTTACAAAAGTTTGGAGTTTGGCTTCAGCATCAACTTACCAGCAAGTGGGATTTGACCCAGGTAGGGGATGAGGTTGCGCCAGGATTCACTAGTAGTGATGCTACTATCTgcctaaaaatgtaaaaatacaagACAGGGAGATTCAGATTGGGATgctaaaaaaacattgtaaattgGTCAGTGGATTTTACTCGTTAAGCACGTTCctataaggcagtggtccccaaccagcggGCCACgggccggtaccggtccgtggatcgacaccgcacaagaaataaaaaataaaaataaaaaaaagttttttttattttatttttaatttttaattaaaccaacataaaaaacacaagatacacttacaattagtgcaccaacccaaaaaagctccctcccccattacactcattcacactcatccgcacaaaagggttgtttctttctgttattaatatttctggttcctacattatatatcaatatagatcaatacagtctgcagggatacagcccgtaagcatgcatgattgtattttttaatgacaaaaaaaaaataattcaaaaaattaaaaaattaaaaaataaaattaaaaaatatatatatataccatatatttcggagtataagtcacaccggagtataagtcgcacctgccgataatgcataataaagaaggaaaaaaacatatataagtcgcactggagcccggtcaaactatgaaaaaaactcaacttatagtccggaaaatacggtatatttttttaattgcccCTCCTCCCCcggccccccggtccgtgggacaaatgttcaagcgttgaccggtccgcagttacaaaaaggttggggaccactgctataaggTATTCAACGACCACATACTGATGGCGCgctggtgtcctgggcatgacgttaaagtgcatccggcagtggaggctcctctatggggtcttggggcactaggaggttaacccctttactactgttactccaggtggcccttggcaaaggcctagtacctgactgccccttagccagggatacggtgaagacctcaacggcggagcaggcgaagacggtagatttaagaactaccacaacggctgcgatggcggagaaggctgcagcagaaaagggtccccagtcatcttggactccatgccactggaccctgacccgattctgtcaaggattgtgtggtgactgtctgtgcaccagtctccccacgttaaacaaagtcatgcacaggcatcctccgttaagggatacacccctaccaggagcatcgtcatactcgtttgagTGAACGCCGATGACGATGACTGATGGAGCAGCATCAGGAGCAACTGACACTTGAGCATTGGTCACAGGGACACTGAGGATCGAACCCGCAACTTTCAGGGTGGAAGACAACCACTCTACCCCCTGAGCCATGCACACAAGAGAAACAAAGGGCTCACCTCAATGAAAAAGCCAAGAGCAGCAAGTCCCGTCGAGTCTTCGA includes the following:
- the ca15b gene encoding carbonic anhydrase XVb, with product MKWLAFAFALCLFVVDVYSASDTIDWCYHDTSCDDRTWPVIAANFCNRSRQSPINIATADTIEDENLTGFTFTNFGNTSALADITNTGKTVKVNIKNGVQISGGGLPEPYDSLQFHLHWGNRSTKGGSEHTVNGKRYPMELHIVNVKSRFNLNTSLALEDSTGLAALGFFIEADSSITTSESWRNLIPYLGQIPLAGDHVNITLQISLNGLLEGVDFTRYYRYFGSLTTPTCNEAVVWTVFKDPIRISPELIDRFSTQLRIDNTTDSPLMVNVFRSIQPDLPVTTQRVREETDDSVKSCASLALLALSLVLSII